One window from the genome of Scatophagus argus isolate fScaArg1 chromosome 13, fScaArg1.pri, whole genome shotgun sequence encodes:
- the LOC124069700 gene encoding uncharacterized protein LOC124069700 isoform X2 has product MEACMMNPEVKKKPKPPKPPPKPKEIKRNEPERPERPTPLVPPRPADSELSQTQYRMKRAAAPNDEANGNLRHGETKEKAPETPVVPPRPTEKELSATVRYSQRRRVQAEDLQSSRENDQSEVPKDEADFKQSNQTVLTDIFRRSQKEKTPSFTSYMTDDCDKEEKTEDVPAKQAPASKPASREPSPDPSTEEKEQSADRNKQEKNAEPKQDIGGLIAGMFRKTPKEKSPSPALTVSKADSDPEEADEAEEKSSEQSHEKAGLFSSIRKKPNKTTDETPAQENLSVNSEQQPASSDSLSDNNSNKEKGGVFSGMFKKPPKTQTEEDQQSLHDNLSGSSDNLSENSKEKGGGFFGGILRKSPKIPGEGAPGQDKHSVQTDPSDSDETLPENNTTKEKGGVFSGMFKKSPKLSEAPRLEEGADVLHSEPCASTDCLPENKEKGGLFGGLLRKTPKTAGEENLLAQKDLSASSDSLSEAASAKEKGGAFSAIFKKSSRLADSPPTDEEKQSQNDEVSGSSEALSENNTKEKGGIFGGIFKKASKPAVAAQPEEDESPDNEFSTSSENLSENKQEKGGKLFSGLLKKTSKSSWEKTESPDREAQKELSASNDDLSENNTAKEKNIFSNMFKKPQKPAEGAAADKELEVNSENQLFSSCENLCDTTVPKEKKGGLAQIFKRSASIDDLFDEEKGGLFSGLRKKTPKACGDEAAAEDKDNWLMSSDDNLFENSNKEKSIFSGIFKKTPKPAEGATTDEELNPREENRLSASCENLSETNASKEKTGGLAGIFRKSPKPAPRSIATKDPLSDTKELANSCDSLVDAAEDDLGELSTSNDNLFEAASTTKEKKGGFGGIFKRTPKTVEHQESEDMEAPEGGGLKRRRTIKKKRRVVSFRIKKTPIPKLSISSQSSDKMPIIDEVLEMQELNADQESSVEVQPVEMAAYPTEDNPAESEEGDELIEWWNTVKGWAEWNETSNFQEDEGESAMEQAADRVYMAARLFVRLFNQRGASLQQRILELLSLADAADHFHKKTVSAAVGGGVASVAGSVATITGLILAPFTFGASIIVTAVGISVATAGSITSATANITDTVHSNMDRKKLEKMIQGYQEEIKIIRECLEFVQAGMDTLQEWDFDKYSESAAKKALNHNLKHVMKEGGRAGKALMINTDKLISTVQILGAAGGAAKAAQAISVTTGVMSALFLALDVFFLAKDSHELRKGAKTKFATKIRDVCKELQDGLLELNKVKTQLQKTMDGIEVEEYEELEEVEVEVDDDLESDPKKLAELEQELDFLEEQLDKKVAEEQKTKEMEKENLKNNKEKKEEKSMKEKGEPEDKMEKEKGEKDAQKEGKKESKKGKVEGEKKLESKLEKISDEEKEQKNEPVKAATGEVLKEQSQRGRKKDKEAENRITAGKEKYEGKRDTAKEDSGMKNKTDEKEKERNKTGKEPQEMKSRAADSKRDNHSGKTYSERVGIERGSERRENEREMNKDKEVGSENTRMHSSKSDRSERGSKHKATETDKERSSSKQSDRMESWRRTEDERGARDRRAEPAKSKEEKRESKEGRESKREAERGAAREDHGKDNSRKESHRSHETPVRREHSEREWRRSRDDSDSQRSHHRRGTAPHDDQRERREEGRGSRIETTRRQFERASGDKEEDRGKRKEDGEHGRHHRGSRGRSSVLLEDGLYI; this is encoded by the exons ATGGAGGCTTGTATGATGAACCCAGAAGTCAAAAAGAAGCCAAAACCG CCTAAACCTCCTCCAAAGCCCAAAGAG ATTAAAAGAAATGAGccagagagaccagagagaccAACTCCTTTGGTGCCCCCACGACCTGCAGACTCA GAACTGAGTCAGACGCAGTACCGGatgaaaagagcagcagcaccaaACGATGag GCTAATGGAAACTTGAGACATGGAGAGACCAAAGAGAAGGCGCCTGAAACTCCTGTGGTTCCACCCAGACCCACAGAAAAG GAACTGAGCGCCACAGTCAGATATAGCCAACGCAGGAGGGTTCAGGCTGAGGACCTACAg AGCTCCAGAGAAAATGACCAATCAGAAGTTCCCAAAGACGAAGCAGACTTCAAACAG AGCAATCAGACGGTCCTGACCGACATCTTTCGGCGGagccaaaaagagaaaacacctTCGTTCACT AGTTACATGACTGATGACtgtgacaaagaagaaaaaactgaagaCGTCCCAGCCAAACAGGCTCCTGCCAGCAagccg GCCAGCAGAGAGCCGAGTCCAGATCCCAGCACGGAGGAAAAGGAACAATCCGCAGACAGAAACAAGCAGGAAAAGAACGCAGAACCAAAACAG GATATCGGAGGTCTGATCGCTGGAATGTTCCGTAAAACTCCCAAAGAGAAATCACCGTCTCCCGCGCTGACC GTCAGCAAAGCAGACAGCGATCCCGAAGAGGCAGACgaagcagaagagaaaagttCTGAACAATCCCAC gAAAAAGCAGGGTTATTCTCTAGCATCCgtaaaaaacccaacaaaacaacagatgagaCACCTGCACAG GAGAATCTGAGTGTGAATAGCGAGCAGCAGCCCGCCAGCAGTGACAGCCTGTCtgataacaacagcaacaag GAAAAAGGAGGAGTTTTCAGTGGGATGTTCAAGAAACCTCCAAAAACTCAAACTGAGGAG GACCAACAGTCTCTCCATGATAATCTATCAGGCAGTAGTGATAATCTGTCTGAAAACTCAAAG gagaaaggaggaggattTTTTGGCGGGATTCTCCGAAAATCCCCCAAGATTCCAGGAGAAGGAGCACCTGGGCag gATAAACACTCAGTGCAAACAGATCCATCAGACAGTGATGAGACTCTACCAGAGAATAACACCACTAAA GAGAAGGGAGGTGTCTTCAGTGGTATGTTCAAGAAATCTCCCAAACTGTCCGAGGCCCCGCGACTGGAGGAG GGCGCAGACGTGTTACACAGTGAGCCCTGTGCCAGCACTGACTGTCTGCCAGAGAACAAG GAGAAAGGAGGTTTGTTCGGCGGACTCCTCAGAAAGACTCCCAAGACAGCTGGAGAG GAGAATCTGTTGGCACAGAAGGATCTTTCAGCCAGCAGTGACAGTTTGTCTGAGGCTGCCAGTGCAAAG GAGAAAGGAGGTGCTTTCAGTGCAATATTCAAGAAGTCGTCCAGACTTGCAGACAGTCCTCCCACAGATGAA GAGAAACAGTCACAAAACGATGAGGTCTCAGGCAGCAGTGAAGCTCTTTCTGAGAATAACACTAAG GAAAAGGGAGGAATATTTGGTGGAATATTCAAGAAGGCTTCCAAGCCTGCAGTTGCTGCTCAACCCGAGGAG GACGAGTCTCCCGACAACGAGTTCTCAACCAGCAGCGAAAATTTATCTGAGAACAAACAG GAGAAAGGCGGAAAGCTGTTCAGCGGGCTCCTGAAAAAGACTTCCAAATCATCTTGGGAAAAGACAGAGTCACCG gaCCGAGAGGCTCAGAAAGAGCTGTCGGCCAGCAATGACGACCTCTCTGAGAATAACACCGCTAAG gagaaaaatatttttagcaaCATGTTTAAGAAGCCACAgaaaccagcagagggcgctgcaGCAGACAAG GAGCTGGAGGTGAACAGTGAAAATCAGTTATTTAGTAGCTGTGAGAATCTGTGTGACACCACCGTGCCAAAG GAGAAAAAAGGAGGCCTGGCCCAAATCTTCAAAAGATCAGCCAGCATCGATGACCTGTTTGACGAG GAGAAAGGTGGGCTGTTCAGTGGACTTCGCAAGAAAACACCTAAAGCATGTGGAGATGAGGCAGCGgcagag gACAAAGACAACTGGCTGATGTCAAGTGATGACAATCTGtttgaaaacagcaacaag GAAAAAAGTATTTTCAGtggcatttttaaaaagactcctaaaccagcagagggcgctaCAACAGATGAG GAATTAAACCCACGTGAGGAAAACAGGTTATCAGCCAGCTGTGAAAATCTGTCAGAAACAAACGCATCAAAG GAGAAGACTGGAGGACTGGCAGGGATCTTCAGAAAGTCTCCCAAACCAGCTCCACGCTCCATCGCTACTAAG gATCCTCTCAGTGACACAAAGGAGCTGGCCAACAGCTGCGACAGCCTCGTAGACGCTGCAGAG gatgATCTTGGTGAATTGTCAACCAGTAACGATAATCTTTTTGAAGCTGCAAGCACCACAAAG gagaagaaaggagggtTTGGTGGAATTTTCAAGAGGACACCCAAAACAGTTGAACATCAG GAGAGTGAGGACATGGAGGCACCAGAAGGAGGCGGGTTGAAACGCAGGAGAACCATCAAGAAAAAGAGACGA GTTGTGTCGTTCCGAATCAAGAAAACTCCAATACCAAAGCTCAGTATATCGTCTCAG AGTTCAGACAAGATGCCCATTATTGACGAGGTTCTCGAGATGCAGGAGCTGAACGCAGACCAG GAGAGCTCAGTAGAGGTCCAGCCTGTGGAGATGGCAGCTTATCCTACTGAAGACAACCCTGCTGAGTCTGAG GAAGGTGATGAGTTGATAGAGTGGTGGAACACAGTCAAAG GTTGGGCAGAGTGGAACGAGACCTCCAATTTCCAGGAGGATGAGGGAGAATC GGCCATGGAGCAGGCAGCCGATCGTGTCTACATGGCAGCCCGTCTGTTTGTGCGTCTTTTCAACCAGCGGGGGGCGTCTTTGCAGCAACGCATCCTAGAACTTTTGTCTCTGGCCGACGCTGCAGATCATTTCCACAAGAAAACGGTGTCAGCTGCTGTGGGTGGAGGGGTGGCCAGCGTTGCAGGCAGCGTGGCAACAATCACAGGACTCATCCTGGCACCTTTCACTTTCGGAGCCTCTATTATCGTAACGGCGGTGGGGATCAGTGTGGCGACGGCGGGCAGCATCACCTCAGCGACAGCCAACATTACAGATACAGTTCACTCCAACATGGATCGTAAGAAGCTGGAGAAGATGATCCAGGGCTACCAGGAGGAGATCAAAATCATCAGAGAGTGTTTGGAGTTTGTACAG GCAGGTATGGACACCCTGCAGGAGTGGGACTTTGACAAATACTCCGAGAGTGCTGCCAAAAAGGCCCTGAACCACAACCTCAAGCATGTGATGAAGGAGGGCGGTCGTGCTGGGAAAGCCCTCATGATCAACACCGATAAACTCATCAGCACCGTGCAGATTTTAGGCGCCGCAGGAGGAGCCGCCAAAGCTGCCCAGGCTATCAGCGTCACCACAGGAGTCATGTCAGCCCTCTTCCTGGCTCTGGACGTTTTCTTCCTCGCCAAAGACTCCCATGAGCTCCGCAAAGGCGCCAAAACTAAGTTTGCCACCAAGATCAGAGACGTATGTAAAGAGCTTCAAGACGGCCTGCTGGAGCTGAACAAGGTGAAGACGCAGCTGCAGAAGACCATGGATGGCATTGAGGTGGAGGAGTACGAAGAGcttgaggaggtggaggtggaagtTGACGACGATCTGGAGTCGGATCCGAAGAAACTCGCTgagctggagcaggagctgGACTTCCTGGAGGAGCAACTGGACAAGAAGGTTGCAGAGGAGCAGAAGACtaaagagatggagaaggaaaatttgaaaaataataaggagaaaaaggaggagaagagcatGAAGGAAAAAGGAGAGCCAGAGGacaagatggagaaagaaaagggagaaaaggatgcgcagaaagagggaaagaaggaaagtAAGAAGGGAAAAgttgagggagaaaaaaagcttGAGTCTAAATTAGAGAAGATCTCTGATGaggaaaaggagcagaaaaaTGAGCCTGTCAAAGCAGCCACGGGAGAAGTTTTGAAAGAACAATCTCAGAGGGGAAGGAAGAAGGACAAAGAGGCTGAGAACCGAATTacagctggaaaagaaaagtaTGAGGGCAAGAGAGACACAGCAAAAGAAGACAGCGGCATGAAAAATAAGACAGacgagaaggaaaaagaaagaaataagactGGAAAAGAACCTCAGGAAATGAAGAGCAGAGCAGCCGATTCAAAACGAGACAaccacagtggaaaaacatATTCTGAGAGGGTCGGGatagagagaggaagtgaaaggagagagaatgaaagagagatgaaTAAAGACAAAGAGGTGGGAAGTGAGAATACAAGGATGCATAGCAGCAAGAGCGACAGGAGCGAAAGAGGGAGCAAACACAAAGCGACAGAAACGGATAAGGAAAGAAGCAGCAGTAAGCAAAGCGACAGGatggagagctggaggaggacgGAAGACGAGAGAGGAGCGAGGGACCGGAGAGCTGAGCCGGCAAAAAgtaaagaggagaagagagaaagcaagGAAGGAAGAGAATCCAAGAGGGAGGCGGAGAGAGGGGCGGCAAGGGAAGATCACGGGAAAGACAACTCGAGGAAAGAGTCGCACCGAAGCCACGAAACACCGGTAAGGAGGGAGCATTcggagagagagtggaggaggagcagagacgACTCCGACTCGCAGAGGAGCCACCACAGGAGAGGAACAGCTCCTCATGACGaccagagggagagaagagaggagggacgGGGGAGCAGGATCGAGACCACGAGGAGGCAGTTTGAGAGAGCGAGCGGTgacaaggaggaggacagggggaagaggaaggaggacgGAGAGCATGGACGCCACCACCGAGGGTCTCGGGGACGATCCAGCGTGCTGCTGGAAGACGGACTTTATATTTAG
- the LOC124069700 gene encoding uncharacterized protein LOC124069700 isoform X4, with protein sequence MEACMMNPEVKKKPKPPKPPPKPKEIKRNEPERPERPTPLVPPRPADSELSQTQYRMKRAAAPNDEANGNLRHGETKEKAPETPVVPPRPTEKELSATVRYSQRRRVQAEDLQSSRENDQSEVPKDEADFKQSNQTVLTDIFRRSQKEKTPSFTASREPSPDPSTEEKEQSADRNKQEKNAEPKQDIGGLIAGMFRKTPKEKSPSPALTVSKADSDPEEADEAEEKSSEQSHEKAGLFSSIRKKPNKTTDETPAQENLSVNSEQQPASSDSLSDNNSNKEKGGVFSGMFKKPPKTQTEEDQQSLHDNLSGSSDNLSENSKEKGGGFFGGILRKSPKIPGEGAPGQDKHSVQTDPSDSDETLPENNTTKEKGGVFSGMFKKSPKLSEAPRLEEGADVLHSEPCASTDCLPENKEKGGLFGGLLRKTPKTAGEENLLAQKDLSASSDSLSEAASAKEKGGAFSAIFKKSSRLADSPPTDEEKQSQNDEVSGSSEALSENNTKEKGGIFGGIFKKASKPAVAAQPEEDESPDNEFSTSSENLSENKQEKGGKLFSGLLKKTSKSSWEKTESPDREAQKELSASNDDLSENNTAKEKNIFSNMFKKPQKPAEGAAADKELEVNSENQLFSSCENLCDTTVPKEKKGGLAQIFKRSASIDDLFDEEKGGLFSGLRKKTPKACGDEAAAEDKDNWLMSSDDNLFENSNKEKSIFSGIFKKTPKPAEGATTDEELNPREENRLSASCENLSETNASKEKTGGLAGIFRKSPKPAPRSIATKDPLSDTKELANSCDSLVDAAEDDLGELSTSNDNLFEAASTTKEKKGGFGGIFKRTPKTVEHQESEDMEAPEGGGLKRRRTIKKKRRVVSFRIKKTPIPKLSISSQSSDKMPIIDEVLEMQELNADQESSVEVQPVEMAAYPTEDNPAESEEGDELIEWWNTVKGWAEWNETSNFQEDEGESAMEQAADRVYMAARLFVRLFNQRGASLQQRILELLSLADAADHFHKKTVSAAVGGGVASVAGSVATITGLILAPFTFGASIIVTAVGISVATAGSITSATANITDTVHSNMDRKKLEKMIQGYQEEIKIIRECLEFVQAGMDTLQEWDFDKYSESAAKKALNHNLKHVMKEGGRAGKALMINTDKLISTVQILGAAGGAAKAAQAISVTTGVMSALFLALDVFFLAKDSHELRKGAKTKFATKIRDVCKELQDGLLELNKVKTQLQKTMDGIEVEEYEELEEVEVEVDDDLESDPKKLAELEQELDFLEEQLDKKVAEEQKTKEMEKENLKNNKEKKEEKSMKEKGEPEDKMEKEKGEKDAQKEGKKESKKGKVEGEKKLESKLEKISDEEKEQKNEPVKAATGEVLKEQSQRGRKKDKEAENRITAGKEKYEGKRDTAKEDSGMKNKTDEKEKERNKTGKEPQEMKSRAADSKRDNHSGKTYSERVGIERGSERRENEREMNKDKEVGSENTRMHSSKSDRSERGSKHKATETDKERSSSKQSDRMESWRRTEDERGARDRRAEPAKSKEEKRESKEGRESKREAERGAAREDHGKDNSRKESHRSHETPVRREHSEREWRRSRDDSDSQRSHHRRGTAPHDDQRERREEGRGSRIETTRRQFERASGDKEEDRGKRKEDGEHGRHHRGSRGRSSVLLEDGLYI encoded by the exons ATGGAGGCTTGTATGATGAACCCAGAAGTCAAAAAGAAGCCAAAACCG CCTAAACCTCCTCCAAAGCCCAAAGAG ATTAAAAGAAATGAGccagagagaccagagagaccAACTCCTTTGGTGCCCCCACGACCTGCAGACTCA GAACTGAGTCAGACGCAGTACCGGatgaaaagagcagcagcaccaaACGATGag GCTAATGGAAACTTGAGACATGGAGAGACCAAAGAGAAGGCGCCTGAAACTCCTGTGGTTCCACCCAGACCCACAGAAAAG GAACTGAGCGCCACAGTCAGATATAGCCAACGCAGGAGGGTTCAGGCTGAGGACCTACAg AGCTCCAGAGAAAATGACCAATCAGAAGTTCCCAAAGACGAAGCAGACTTCAAACAG AGCAATCAGACGGTCCTGACCGACATCTTTCGGCGGagccaaaaagagaaaacacctTCGTTCACT GCCAGCAGAGAGCCGAGTCCAGATCCCAGCACGGAGGAAAAGGAACAATCCGCAGACAGAAACAAGCAGGAAAAGAACGCAGAACCAAAACAG GATATCGGAGGTCTGATCGCTGGAATGTTCCGTAAAACTCCCAAAGAGAAATCACCGTCTCCCGCGCTGACC GTCAGCAAAGCAGACAGCGATCCCGAAGAGGCAGACgaagcagaagagaaaagttCTGAACAATCCCAC gAAAAAGCAGGGTTATTCTCTAGCATCCgtaaaaaacccaacaaaacaacagatgagaCACCTGCACAG GAGAATCTGAGTGTGAATAGCGAGCAGCAGCCCGCCAGCAGTGACAGCCTGTCtgataacaacagcaacaag GAAAAAGGAGGAGTTTTCAGTGGGATGTTCAAGAAACCTCCAAAAACTCAAACTGAGGAG GACCAACAGTCTCTCCATGATAATCTATCAGGCAGTAGTGATAATCTGTCTGAAAACTCAAAG gagaaaggaggaggattTTTTGGCGGGATTCTCCGAAAATCCCCCAAGATTCCAGGAGAAGGAGCACCTGGGCag gATAAACACTCAGTGCAAACAGATCCATCAGACAGTGATGAGACTCTACCAGAGAATAACACCACTAAA GAGAAGGGAGGTGTCTTCAGTGGTATGTTCAAGAAATCTCCCAAACTGTCCGAGGCCCCGCGACTGGAGGAG GGCGCAGACGTGTTACACAGTGAGCCCTGTGCCAGCACTGACTGTCTGCCAGAGAACAAG GAGAAAGGAGGTTTGTTCGGCGGACTCCTCAGAAAGACTCCCAAGACAGCTGGAGAG GAGAATCTGTTGGCACAGAAGGATCTTTCAGCCAGCAGTGACAGTTTGTCTGAGGCTGCCAGTGCAAAG GAGAAAGGAGGTGCTTTCAGTGCAATATTCAAGAAGTCGTCCAGACTTGCAGACAGTCCTCCCACAGATGAA GAGAAACAGTCACAAAACGATGAGGTCTCAGGCAGCAGTGAAGCTCTTTCTGAGAATAACACTAAG GAAAAGGGAGGAATATTTGGTGGAATATTCAAGAAGGCTTCCAAGCCTGCAGTTGCTGCTCAACCCGAGGAG GACGAGTCTCCCGACAACGAGTTCTCAACCAGCAGCGAAAATTTATCTGAGAACAAACAG GAGAAAGGCGGAAAGCTGTTCAGCGGGCTCCTGAAAAAGACTTCCAAATCATCTTGGGAAAAGACAGAGTCACCG gaCCGAGAGGCTCAGAAAGAGCTGTCGGCCAGCAATGACGACCTCTCTGAGAATAACACCGCTAAG gagaaaaatatttttagcaaCATGTTTAAGAAGCCACAgaaaccagcagagggcgctgcaGCAGACAAG GAGCTGGAGGTGAACAGTGAAAATCAGTTATTTAGTAGCTGTGAGAATCTGTGTGACACCACCGTGCCAAAG GAGAAAAAAGGAGGCCTGGCCCAAATCTTCAAAAGATCAGCCAGCATCGATGACCTGTTTGACGAG GAGAAAGGTGGGCTGTTCAGTGGACTTCGCAAGAAAACACCTAAAGCATGTGGAGATGAGGCAGCGgcagag gACAAAGACAACTGGCTGATGTCAAGTGATGACAATCTGtttgaaaacagcaacaag GAAAAAAGTATTTTCAGtggcatttttaaaaagactcctaaaccagcagagggcgctaCAACAGATGAG GAATTAAACCCACGTGAGGAAAACAGGTTATCAGCCAGCTGTGAAAATCTGTCAGAAACAAACGCATCAAAG GAGAAGACTGGAGGACTGGCAGGGATCTTCAGAAAGTCTCCCAAACCAGCTCCACGCTCCATCGCTACTAAG gATCCTCTCAGTGACACAAAGGAGCTGGCCAACAGCTGCGACAGCCTCGTAGACGCTGCAGAG gatgATCTTGGTGAATTGTCAACCAGTAACGATAATCTTTTTGAAGCTGCAAGCACCACAAAG gagaagaaaggagggtTTGGTGGAATTTTCAAGAGGACACCCAAAACAGTTGAACATCAG GAGAGTGAGGACATGGAGGCACCAGAAGGAGGCGGGTTGAAACGCAGGAGAACCATCAAGAAAAAGAGACGA GTTGTGTCGTTCCGAATCAAGAAAACTCCAATACCAAAGCTCAGTATATCGTCTCAG AGTTCAGACAAGATGCCCATTATTGACGAGGTTCTCGAGATGCAGGAGCTGAACGCAGACCAG GAGAGCTCAGTAGAGGTCCAGCCTGTGGAGATGGCAGCTTATCCTACTGAAGACAACCCTGCTGAGTCTGAG GAAGGTGATGAGTTGATAGAGTGGTGGAACACAGTCAAAG GTTGGGCAGAGTGGAACGAGACCTCCAATTTCCAGGAGGATGAGGGAGAATC GGCCATGGAGCAGGCAGCCGATCGTGTCTACATGGCAGCCCGTCTGTTTGTGCGTCTTTTCAACCAGCGGGGGGCGTCTTTGCAGCAACGCATCCTAGAACTTTTGTCTCTGGCCGACGCTGCAGATCATTTCCACAAGAAAACGGTGTCAGCTGCTGTGGGTGGAGGGGTGGCCAGCGTTGCAGGCAGCGTGGCAACAATCACAGGACTCATCCTGGCACCTTTCACTTTCGGAGCCTCTATTATCGTAACGGCGGTGGGGATCAGTGTGGCGACGGCGGGCAGCATCACCTCAGCGACAGCCAACATTACAGATACAGTTCACTCCAACATGGATCGTAAGAAGCTGGAGAAGATGATCCAGGGCTACCAGGAGGAGATCAAAATCATCAGAGAGTGTTTGGAGTTTGTACAG GCAGGTATGGACACCCTGCAGGAGTGGGACTTTGACAAATACTCCGAGAGTGCTGCCAAAAAGGCCCTGAACCACAACCTCAAGCATGTGATGAAGGAGGGCGGTCGTGCTGGGAAAGCCCTCATGATCAACACCGATAAACTCATCAGCACCGTGCAGATTTTAGGCGCCGCAGGAGGAGCCGCCAAAGCTGCCCAGGCTATCAGCGTCACCACAGGAGTCATGTCAGCCCTCTTCCTGGCTCTGGACGTTTTCTTCCTCGCCAAAGACTCCCATGAGCTCCGCAAAGGCGCCAAAACTAAGTTTGCCACCAAGATCAGAGACGTATGTAAAGAGCTTCAAGACGGCCTGCTGGAGCTGAACAAGGTGAAGACGCAGCTGCAGAAGACCATGGATGGCATTGAGGTGGAGGAGTACGAAGAGcttgaggaggtggaggtggaagtTGACGACGATCTGGAGTCGGATCCGAAGAAACTCGCTgagctggagcaggagctgGACTTCCTGGAGGAGCAACTGGACAAGAAGGTTGCAGAGGAGCAGAAGACtaaagagatggagaaggaaaatttgaaaaataataaggagaaaaaggaggagaagagcatGAAGGAAAAAGGAGAGCCAGAGGacaagatggagaaagaaaagggagaaaaggatgcgcagaaagagggaaagaaggaaagtAAGAAGGGAAAAgttgagggagaaaaaaagcttGAGTCTAAATTAGAGAAGATCTCTGATGaggaaaaggagcagaaaaaTGAGCCTGTCAAAGCAGCCACGGGAGAAGTTTTGAAAGAACAATCTCAGAGGGGAAGGAAGAAGGACAAAGAGGCTGAGAACCGAATTacagctggaaaagaaaagtaTGAGGGCAAGAGAGACACAGCAAAAGAAGACAGCGGCATGAAAAATAAGACAGacgagaaggaaaaagaaagaaataagactGGAAAAGAACCTCAGGAAATGAAGAGCAGAGCAGCCGATTCAAAACGAGACAaccacagtggaaaaacatATTCTGAGAGGGTCGGGatagagagaggaagtgaaaggagagagaatgaaagagagatgaaTAAAGACAAAGAGGTGGGAAGTGAGAATACAAGGATGCATAGCAGCAAGAGCGACAGGAGCGAAAGAGGGAGCAAACACAAAGCGACAGAAACGGATAAGGAAAGAAGCAGCAGTAAGCAAAGCGACAGGatggagagctggaggaggacgGAAGACGAGAGAGGAGCGAGGGACCGGAGAGCTGAGCCGGCAAAAAgtaaagaggagaagagagaaagcaagGAAGGAAGAGAATCCAAGAGGGAGGCGGAGAGAGGGGCGGCAAGGGAAGATCACGGGAAAGACAACTCGAGGAAAGAGTCGCACCGAAGCCACGAAACACCGGTAAGGAGGGAGCATTcggagagagagtggaggaggagcagagacgACTCCGACTCGCAGAGGAGCCACCACAGGAGAGGAACAGCTCCTCATGACGaccagagggagagaagagaggagggacgGGGGAGCAGGATCGAGACCACGAGGAGGCAGTTTGAGAGAGCGAGCGGTgacaaggaggaggacagggggaagaggaaggaggacgGAGAGCATGGACGCCACCACCGAGGGTCTCGGGGACGATCCAGCGTGCTGCTGGAAGACGGACTTTATATTTAG